In the Bacillus sp. FJAT-42376 genome, TGCTTGTTCTAATAATCCGCGCGACAGGGTCCCGATCCAAACTTTACACTTAAATTTGTTTATTCTTCCGATTATCCCTTATAGTTAAATTATGTTTTAATCCTAAAATCACGGATAAGGGGGCAGATTGACGTGAATATCAGAAAGATGAAAGAAAGCGAAATAGAGCTTGTGCGGTCACAGCGGATAGAATGTTACAGCGAGTACCGAAACCTTGTTTCAGAATCTCACTGGAATGCTTTAGAAGGAACTCTTTCTTCAAATAAAGATGTAAGCAGCAATGCTGAAATCTTTGTAGCTGAAATAGAAGGCCGCGTTGCGGGAAGCATCGTCTTGTTCCCCGGAAAATCAGATGCGTATGAATGGACAGTCAACTCACCGGATTATCCGGAAATTCGAATGCTCGCCGTCCATCGTGAATACAGAGGCAAGAAAATTGGACAAGCATTAGTGCAGCACTGTATCGAAACTGCTGAAAAGCAAGGATATGCATATGTTGGATTACATACCGCAGATTTTATGAAAAGTG is a window encoding:
- a CDS encoding GNAT family N-acetyltransferase, with the translated sequence MNIRKMKESEIELVRSQRIECYSEYRNLVSESHWNALEGTLSSNKDVSSNAEIFVAEIEGRVAGSIVLFPGKSDAYEWTVNSPDYPEIRMLAVHREYRGKKIGQALVQHCIETAEKQGYAYVGLHTADFMKSAMALYTKMGFERVPEFDFEPADDGVVVKGFRYSHPHVLGKQHS